In the genome of Triticum urartu cultivar G1812 chromosome 5, Tu2.1, whole genome shotgun sequence, one region contains:
- the LOC125510043 gene encoding UDP-glucosyltransferase UGT13248-like yields the protein MAAHDSDHGGAVHVLLLPYPSQGHINPFLQFGKRLASHAGVRCTLAVTRYLLGQGRDPCPGAVHLAEISDGFDRGGFAEAAGDVAAYLARLDSVGSRTVDELLRSEAEKGRPVRAVVYDAFLQPWAPSVARRHGAACASLFTQAPAVNVAYAHAGAGRLAVPVVAGTVPPELPGLPAVLGPDDVPSFMAKTDECPAYLDLLVRQFVGLDAADYVLVNSFHELQPQESEYMASMWGAKTVGPTVPSAYLDNRLPDDASYGFHLHTPTTAATKAWLDARPARSVAYVSFGSIAALGPEQMAEVAEGLFNSGKPFLWVVRALETSKIPDGFADKAGGKGLIVPWTAQLEVLAHGALGCFVTHCGWNSTTEALSAGVPMVAVPHWSDQPTNAKYIEDVWRVGVRARPDAGGVVRREEVERCVREVMGSEEYRTRAASWSEKTKAAMSEGGSSDRNILEFLRGLGSRKSERSGAAEDL from the exons ATGGCGGCTCATGACTCGGACCACGGCGGCGCCGTCCACGTCCTCCTGCTCCCGTACCCGAGCCAGGGCCACATCAACCCGTTCCTCCAGTTCGGCAAGCGCCTCGCCTCCCACGCCGGCGTCCGCTGCACGCTCGCCGTCACGCGCTACCTCCTCGGCCAGGGCCGGGACCCGTGCCCGGGCGCCGTCCACCTCGCCGAGATCTCCGACGGCTTCGACCGCGGCGGCTTCGCCGAGGCCGCCGGCGACGTCGCCGCGTACCTCGCCCGGCTGGACTCCGTCGGCTCCCGCACGGTGGACGAGCTGCTGCGGTCCGAGGCGGAGAAGGGCCGGCCCGTGCGCGCCGTCGTGTACGACGCGTTCCTGCAGCCGTGGGCGCCAAGCGTGGCCCGGCGGCATGGCGCTGCGTGCGCGTCCCTCTTCACGCAGGCGCCCGCGGTGAACGTGGCCTACGCGCACGCCGGGGCAGGGCGGCTGGCCGTTCCGGTTGTTGCTGGCACGGTGCCGCCGGAGCTGCCCGGCCTGCCGGCTGTGCTCGGACCGGACGACGTGCCGTCGTTCATGGCCAAAACCGACGAGTGCCCTGCGTACCTGGACCTGCTGGTGAGACAGTTCGTGGGGCTCGACGCCGCCGACTACGTCCTCGTCAACTCCTTCCACGAGCTGCAGCCACAG GAATCGGAGTACATGGCGTCGATGTGGGGGGCCAAGACGGTAGGCCCGACGGTGCCTTCGGCGTACCTCGACAACCGCCTGCCGGACGACGCGTCCTACGGCTTCCACCTGCACACGCCGACCACGGCCGCGACCAAGGCGTGGCTGGACGCCCGGCCGGCGCGCTCCGTCGCGTACGTCTCCTTCGGCAGCATCGCCGCGCTGGGGCCGGAGCAGATGGCGGAGGTGGCGGAGGGCCTTTTCAACAGCGGCAAGCCATTCCTGTGGGTGGTCAGGGCCTTGGAGACGTCCAAGATCCCCGACGGCTTCGCCGACAAGGCGGGCGGGAAGGGGCTGATCGTGCCGTGGACGGCGCAGCTGGAGGTGCTGGCGCACGGCGCCCTGGGGTGCTTCGTGACGCACTGCGGGTGGAACTCGACGACGGAGGCGCTGAGCGCCGGGGTGCCGATGGTGGCGGTGCCGCACTGGTCGGACCAGCCGACGAACGCCAAGTACATCGAGGACGTGTGGCGCGTCGGCGTGCGCGCGCGGCCGGACGCGGGCGGGGTGGTGAGGCGGGAGGAGGTGGAGCGGTGCGTGAGGGAGGTGATGGGGAGCGAGGAGTACCGGACGAGGGCGGCGTCGTGGAGTGAGAAGACGAAGGCGGCCATGAGCGAAGGCGGGAGCTCGGACAGGAACATCTTGGAGTTTCTCCGTGGACTCGGGTCGAGGAAATCCGAGCGGTCGGGAGCGGCGGAAGATCTGTAG